Proteins encoded in a region of the Stieleria neptunia genome:
- a CDS encoding RNA polymerase sigma factor, with product MERDDPTRIRDIATRWSLIRRAHAGEDTSATSARHALVDRYSGAAWRYLLAVTRDEQITEDLFQELALRVLRGDLRHAESSKGRFRDYLKTVLVNLARDYYRNRRDAELPPALADSLADNNVSAAVGDEREFIDCWRDELLQKTWTALDDVNARLAAVLRIHVENEDLSAAEKGRLVQELLDSPFSANRYRVTLHRARDKFAKLLADEVAATLDSPTEEALRQELRTLRLLKYCEPKT from the coding sequence ATGGAACGTGATGACCCGACACGAATCCGCGACATCGCGACCCGTTGGAGTTTGATCCGCCGGGCGCATGCGGGTGAGGACACATCCGCCACGTCGGCGCGACACGCGCTGGTCGACCGCTACAGCGGAGCGGCATGGCGTTATTTGCTGGCCGTCACTCGCGACGAACAAATCACCGAAGACCTGTTTCAAGAATTGGCACTGCGCGTTTTGCGTGGTGATTTGCGTCACGCCGAATCGAGCAAGGGCAGGTTCCGAGACTATCTCAAAACCGTCCTGGTCAACTTGGCCAGGGACTACTACCGGAATCGCCGCGATGCAGAACTGCCGCCGGCGTTGGCCGATTCGCTGGCCGACAACAACGTCTCTGCCGCGGTCGGCGACGAGCGTGAATTCATCGATTGCTGGCGTGATGAATTGTTGCAAAAGACCTGGACTGCACTCGATGACGTGAACGCAAGGCTCGCTGCGGTGTTGCGAATCCACGTCGAAAACGAAGACCTGTCGGCAGCCGAAAAAGGCAGGCTCGTCCAGGAGTTGCTGGACAGCCCGTTTTCGGCAAACCGCTACCGAGTGACGCTGCATCGGGCCCGCGACAAGTTTGCCAAGTTGCTGGCCGATGAGGTCGCTGCTACTCTTGATTCCCCGACCGAAGAAGCGCTTCGGCAGGAGTTGCGAACGTTGCGGTTGCTAAAATACTGCGAACCCAAGACATGA
- a CDS encoding serine/threonine-protein kinase — translation MTTELIRPLRSEIKSTTPQSRVPSETRSGMAPSLPEMISKSRRLASAFSKLGHCIGDFQLVSLAGEGSFGKVFLARQRSLDRDVALKITADLGHEGRTMARLEHSHVVQVFSEEVVSDRGIRLLCMQYVPGGTLHDVIRGLSFPGRKQWDGNAILDIVDDLNTHPAVMDPASLRSREQLAQCNRDEAACWIGQQLAEALSYAHGRGVLHRDIKPGNIMVNQYGKPLLMDFSLSLPAADVSNDRDAIFGGTIGYMAPEHFDALNPHHPSGPDQVTEQSDLYSLGAVLLELAMAGHERTRPEVVQPGNANVAPALRRIIGRCLEPNKQDRYSSAKELADALSGCFELLRVERSLPAKGTLTAVAQKYPLWFILLCTCVPNLTASAINLLYIGVVVIKDLTSAQQTAFFQMVGGYNVAVISLMGVMLHRTLFRAANSWQKLRGDRLLGAEELREARRQTLRLPFWTFVLGSVGWLPFAITIPLGMELLAGPVDRGVMLHTGVAFVVTGLVGIVTNYYVVAFVVLRAVYMSLWRDVDRLRETASNEIADVPGKNRICQIIAGLTPLGAATLLILVGPEHFTADSYHQFRHTVVVLIALAMAGFWLSMTATAFLNEVVAVMTVKPPAKTDAGTGKLMSWVRSILATATFATPAEALLRSGNQE, via the coding sequence ATGACGACTGAACTGATTCGGCCTTTGCGTTCCGAGATCAAATCCACCACGCCCCAGTCACGCGTGCCATCGGAGACGCGAAGCGGAATGGCGCCCAGCCTGCCCGAGATGATTTCAAAGTCACGGCGGCTCGCTTCGGCGTTTTCAAAACTGGGGCATTGCATCGGCGACTTTCAACTGGTCAGCTTGGCCGGTGAGGGATCGTTCGGCAAAGTTTTCTTGGCACGACAGCGTTCGCTCGATCGCGACGTTGCGCTAAAGATCACCGCGGACTTGGGCCACGAGGGTCGGACGATGGCCCGTCTGGAACACTCGCATGTCGTGCAGGTGTTTTCCGAAGAGGTGGTTTCCGATCGCGGAATCCGGCTGCTGTGCATGCAATATGTGCCTGGGGGAACCTTGCATGATGTGATTCGGGGTTTGAGTTTTCCGGGCCGAAAGCAATGGGACGGAAACGCGATCCTGGACATTGTTGACGATCTCAACACGCATCCGGCCGTCATGGATCCGGCAAGTCTAAGAAGCCGCGAGCAGTTGGCTCAGTGCAACCGCGACGAAGCCGCCTGCTGGATCGGTCAACAACTGGCCGAAGCACTGTCGTATGCGCACGGGCGGGGCGTGCTGCATCGGGACATCAAGCCCGGCAATATCATGGTCAATCAATACGGAAAGCCGTTGTTGATGGATTTCAGTTTGTCATTGCCCGCGGCGGACGTTTCGAATGATCGTGACGCCATTTTTGGTGGGACGATCGGCTACATGGCACCCGAGCATTTTGACGCCCTCAATCCCCATCACCCCAGCGGTCCCGATCAAGTCACCGAGCAAAGCGATCTCTATTCCCTCGGCGCGGTGCTGCTGGAGTTGGCGATGGCGGGCCATGAACGCACGCGCCCTGAAGTGGTCCAACCAGGCAACGCGAATGTCGCACCGGCTCTCCGTCGCATCATCGGTCGCTGCCTCGAACCGAACAAACAGGATCGGTATTCTTCGGCGAAAGAACTTGCCGACGCATTGTCGGGCTGCTTCGAATTGTTGCGCGTCGAACGCTCCTTGCCCGCCAAGGGAACGCTCACCGCCGTCGCCCAAAAGTACCCGCTGTGGTTTATTTTGCTGTGCACCTGTGTTCCGAATCTGACCGCCAGTGCCATCAACCTGCTGTACATCGGTGTGGTGGTGATCAAGGACCTGACGTCGGCGCAGCAGACGGCGTTTTTTCAGATGGTCGGTGGGTACAACGTCGCCGTGATCTCGCTGATGGGCGTGATGCTGCATCGAACCTTGTTCCGGGCCGCAAACAGTTGGCAAAAATTGCGCGGCGATCGATTGCTCGGTGCCGAAGAACTCCGCGAAGCCAGGCGACAAACGTTGCGTCTACCGTTCTGGACCTTTGTCCTCGGCAGCGTCGGGTGGCTGCCGTTCGCGATCACGATTCCGTTGGGCATGGAGTTGCTGGCCGGACCGGTCGACCGTGGCGTGATGCTCCACACCGGCGTCGCGTTTGTGGTGACGGGGCTGGTCGGCATCGTGACGAACTATTACGTCGTTGCATTTGTCGTCTTGCGAGCCGTCTACATGTCGCTGTGGCGTGACGTTGATCGATTACGAGAAACGGCGTCGAACGAGATCGCCGACGTTCCGGGCAAAAATCGCATCTGCCAGATCATCGCCGGCTTGACCCCCTTGGGCGCCGCAACGCTGTTGATCTTGGTCGGGCCAGAACACTTCACCGCCGACAGCTACCATCAATTTCGTCACACCGTGGTGGTCCTGATCGCCCTGGCGATGGCCGGCTTTTGGCTCAGCATGACGGCCACCGCGTTTCTGAACGAGGTGGTTGCGGTGATGACGGTGAAACCACCTGCGAAAACCGATGCCGGCACGGGAAAGCTCATGTCTTGGGTTCGCAGTATTTTAGCAACCGCAACGTTCGCAACTCCTGCCGAAGCGCTTCTTCGGTCGGGGAATCAAGAGTAG